Within Flavobacterium lindanitolerans, the genomic segment CGGAAACATAAAAACACTAATTGTTATCAACTCAATCTGGGTAGTAATCTGTGTTTGCGCTTATTTTGTGACGGAACCGATTCACTTTTATGTAACAGCCTGTTTTGTAGGTCTTGTGATGGGAGGAATTCAGGCGCTGTCACGTTCTACCTATTCTAAGTTTCTTCCAAAAACGGAAGACACCACTTCATTTTTTAGTTTTTACGATGTAGCTGAAAAAATAGGTATTGTAATAGGAATGTGTGTTTATGGTCTGATTGACCAGATTACGGGCTCCATGAGGAATTCTATCGTTTTCCTGGCTGTCTTTTTTATCGTTGGAGTTCTTTTACTTTTTAGGGTGCCAAAGTCAGTACCGAAAGAATAAAAATATATTTTATGCGTTTCAAATAAAAAATATATATTTGGAAACCTAATTAACCCAACCTAACAAAAATAGAATGAATAAATTAAAATTTTTAACTGCTTTTGTGCTGATTTTCACAGCTTTTAATTTTACATCCTGTGATAATGAGCCATTAGACAGTGCAATTGACCCTAATCCACAACCGTCATGTGTGGCGCCAACATCTTTTCAGGCCAGTAATTTTATCGGAGGTACTAATGTAAACCTAAGCTGGGTAGCAAGTTCAGAGGCAACTTCATGGGAAGTACAATATGGCCCAACCGGATTTGCTATTGGAGAAGGTACATCTGTTTTTTCTGATGTTACCAATGTCACTATCACAGGTCTGGTTTCCACAAACACCTACCATTTTTATGTACGTTCCAACTGTTCAGAAAGCGAAGTTAGTTCCTGGATTGGACCAATTTCTGTAGGAACAAGTACTGGAGGTACACCTGGGGGTACAACAGGAGGAAGTTTTCGAGTAAAAATTGACGGAGTTGATTTTGTAGCAAACAATGTAGTTGCAGTAAAACAAATGCCAGTTGATCCTATTACACATGCGCCAATTATAAATCCGGAAACTGGTCAGCCTTGGATTACATATAGTATTTCTGGAAATACAAATTTAAAAATGGTGAAGATAGATGTTACGGAATTAAATAGATCTTCATACGATTTACCTGGAAATGGAGCTGCCATTTCATATCATCCAAATGCTATGAATCCATTAGGTTCATACTATAGTCTAACTTTAGATGATGATGTCGTTATAGGTAATGTAACGATAACAGCAAATGATGCAGTAAACAAAAAGATTTCCGGAACATTTAATTGTAAGGTATATATGATTGATGCAAATACAGGGGAACCTGGTGGAACACCAAAACAATTAACAAATGGAGTTTTTACTAATGTTCCTTACACAATAGAATAATTTGTAACACCTAATAAAAAACCCGGATGAAAATTCGGGTTTTTTTATGGCATAAAGATTGATTTTATATAAAAGCCAATAGTATCTTCGTTATAGTACTCTATTGGTTTTCAAAGAGATATTGTTTTTACGGGTGCAAAGTAAAACTGTCTCTAAAAATGTTTAATGACAAAATGACTTAAATATAGTATGCCAAATCAAAAAATAATCACACTTGACAATCTGTCACTCCAAGAATTCGACAACGATTCAGAATTAATCCCTCTTTTAACTCCTGAAGACGAAGAAGAAATGAACAATGAGCAGCTTCCGGACGACCTTCCGATTCTGCCATTACGAAATACCGTGCTATTTCCGGGTGTTGTAATTCCAATTACAGCCGGACGTGATAAATCCATTAAATTAATTAATGATGCCAATGCCGGAGGTAAGGTTATTGGAGTGGTTTCTCAAATCAATGAGGAAGATGAAGATCCGTCACCGGAAGATATCAATAAAATAGGAACCGTAGCCAGAATTCTGCGTGTTTTAAAAATGCCTGATGGAAACGTAACTGTAATTCTTCAAGGTAAAAAACGTTTTGAAATTGATGCTGTCACTTCTGAACAGCCTTATTTGAAAGCTACAATCAAAGAGGTTCCTGAAAAGCGTCCTGATAATGATGATGCTGAATTTGCGACTATTATCGAATCGGTAAAAGATTTGGCTATCCAGATTATTAAAGAGAGTCCAAACATTCCTACGGAAGCTACTTTCGCTATCAAAAACATTGAAAGCAAGTCGTTCCTGATCAATTTTGTTTCTTCCAATATGAATCTTTCGGTTAAAGAGAAACAAGATTTGTTGATAATTAACGACTTGAAAGAAAGAGCCTTGTCGACACTTCGTTATATGAATGTCGAGTTGCAGAAACTGGAATTGAAGAACGATATACAGTCTAAAGTTCGCTTTGACCTGGACCAACAGCAGCGTGAATATTTCCTTCATCAGCAGATGAAAACTATTCAGGAAGAATTGGGTGGCGTTTCTCAGGAGGAAGAAATCGAAGAAATGCGTCAGAAAGGACTAAAGAAGAAATGGAACGAAAAAACGAAAACCCATTTCGAAAAAGAACTTTCAAAAATGCAGCGTATGAATCCGCAATCTCCGGATTTCGGTATACAAAGAAATTACCTTGAGCTCTATCTTGAACTGCCATGGAATGAATTTTCTAAAGATAATTTTGACCTGAAAAGAGCACAAAAAATATTAGACAGGGATCATTTTGGATTGGAAGATGTGAAGAAAAGAATGATTGAACATCTTGCGGTCTTAAAGCTCAGAAATGATATGAAATCTCCAATCCTTTGTTTATATGGGCCTCCTGGTGTAGGTAAGACCTCGATTGGAAAATCCGTTGCCGAAGCATTAGGCAGGGAATATGTAAGGATTTCTCTGGGAGGCCTGCGCGATGAAGCTGAAATTCGAGGCCACAGAAAAACATATATCGGAGCCATGCCCGGAAGAATTATCCAGAGTCTAAAAAAGGCAAAAACGGCAAATCCTGTTTTTGTACTGGATGAGATAGATAA encodes:
- a CDS encoding DUF6252 family protein translates to MNKLKFLTAFVLIFTAFNFTSCDNEPLDSAIDPNPQPSCVAPTSFQASNFIGGTNVNLSWVASSEATSWEVQYGPTGFAIGEGTSVFSDVTNVTITGLVSTNTYHFYVRSNCSESEVSSWIGPISVGTSTGGTPGGTTGGSFRVKIDGVDFVANNVVAVKQMPVDPITHAPIINPETGQPWITYSISGNTNLKMVKIDVTELNRSSYDLPGNGAAISYHPNAMNPLGSYYSLTLDDDVVIGNVTITANDAVNKKISGTFNCKVYMIDANTGEPGGTPKQLTNGVFTNVPYTIE
- the lon gene encoding endopeptidase La, yielding MPNQKIITLDNLSLQEFDNDSELIPLLTPEDEEEMNNEQLPDDLPILPLRNTVLFPGVVIPITAGRDKSIKLINDANAGGKVIGVVSQINEEDEDPSPEDINKIGTVARILRVLKMPDGNVTVILQGKKRFEIDAVTSEQPYLKATIKEVPEKRPDNDDAEFATIIESVKDLAIQIIKESPNIPTEATFAIKNIESKSFLINFVSSNMNLSVKEKQDLLIINDLKERALSTLRYMNVELQKLELKNDIQSKVRFDLDQQQREYFLHQQMKTIQEELGGVSQEEEIEEMRQKGLKKKWNEKTKTHFEKELSKMQRMNPQSPDFGIQRNYLELYLELPWNEFSKDNFDLKRAQKILDRDHFGLEDVKKRMIEHLAVLKLRNDMKSPILCLYGPPGVGKTSIGKSVAEALGREYVRISLGGLRDEAEIRGHRKTYIGAMPGRIIQSLKKAKTANPVFVLDEIDKLSSGNNGDPSSALLEVLDPEQNSDFYDNFLEMGFDLSRVMFIATSNNMSAIQPALRDRMEVINMTGYTIEEKVEIAKQHLLPKQLKEHGLTTKDLSIGKKQLEKIVVGYTRESGVRGLEKQIAKMVRNTAKSIAMEEEYNVKVTDEDIVKVLGAARMERDKYENNEVAGVVTGLAWTSVGGDILFIESILSKGKGSLTMTGNLGTVMKESATIALEYIKSNAERLGIGPDVISNYNVHIHVPEGATPKDGPSAGVAMLTSLVSSFVQRRVKKSLAMTGEITLRGRVLPVGGIKEKILAAKRANIKEIILCHENKRDIDEIKPEYLEGLTFHYVKEMSEVLAIAITDQKAKNAKAL